In Pseudomonadota bacterium, a single genomic region encodes these proteins:
- a CDS encoding sodium:proton antiporter, which translates to MGLFNIIAVLVTLAALFAYINYRYIKLPTTIGLMFISIIMSLCMVILGHLGQTGHGLEMIWLDIIRKVDFNKSLMVGMLSFLLFAGALHVDLNELLKQKWQILVFSTIGVMLSTLMVGYSAFLFLGWLGINLNLIYCLLFGALISPTDPIAVLGILKKAGVAKNLEIKITGESLFNDGVGVVIFITLLKLIDTEADVSPSQILLFFCKETLGGVGLGVITGLIAYYFLKTIDNYQTEILITLALVMGCYALATAIHFSGPIAIVIAGLLIGNHGRQLAMSEKTRGNLDTFWELIDEILNAVLFVLIGIELLVIALTGRYFIAGFIAIPVVLCARFLSIGIPQFFMPARKRINLRSMQIMTWGGLRGGISVALALSLPLGYARDAIITMTYIVVVFSIIVQGLTIKYIVKQE; encoded by the coding sequence ATGGGTTTGTTCAATATAATTGCCGTGCTTGTTACACTTGCAGCCTTGTTTGCTTATATTAATTACCGATATATCAAGCTCCCAACAACTATAGGCTTGATGTTCATATCCATAATTATGTCTCTTTGCATGGTAATACTGGGACATCTCGGGCAGACAGGACATGGCCTTGAAATGATATGGCTTGATATTATACGCAAAGTTGATTTCAATAAATCACTAATGGTGGGCATGCTAAGCTTTCTTCTTTTTGCCGGCGCTCTCCATGTTGATCTGAATGAGCTTCTAAAGCAAAAATGGCAAATACTTGTATTTTCAACTATCGGGGTTATGCTTTCAACTTTAATGGTCGGTTATTCTGCTTTCCTGTTCTTGGGCTGGCTGGGAATTAATCTCAATCTAATATACTGCCTGCTTTTTGGTGCCCTTATTTCTCCTACTGATCCTATTGCAGTGCTGGGAATACTTAAAAAGGCAGGAGTTGCAAAAAACCTGGAAATAAAAATTACCGGTGAATCGTTGTTTAATGATGGTGTGGGGGTTGTAATATTTATTACCCTGTTGAAATTAATAGATACCGAAGCGGATGTTTCACCTTCACAAATACTACTTTTCTTTTGCAAAGAAACATTAGGGGGTGTTGGCTTAGGAGTTATAACAGGTTTGATAGCATACTATTTTTTAAAAACTATAGACAATTATCAGACAGAAATTCTTATTACCCTTGCTCTGGTGATGGGTTGCTATGCACTGGCAACTGCCATTCATTTCTCAGGTCCTATAGCTATAGTTATTGCCGGTCTTTTGATAGGCAATCATGGCAGACAACTAGCGATGTCTGAAAAAACCCGTGGGAACCTCGATACATTCTGGGAGCTTATAGATGAAATACTCAACGCTGTGCTTTTTGTTTTGATCGGAATAGAACTTCTTGTAATAGCGCTTACAGGCAGATACTTTATTGCCGGGTTCATAGCCATACCAGTAGTACTTTGTGCACGTTTTCTATCCATAGGAATACCCCAGTTTTTTATGCCTGCCAGAAAGAGAATCAACCTAAGATCAATGCAAATAATGACTTGGGGAGGTTTGCGCGGCGGAATATCCGTTGCGCTTGCACTGTCATTGCCGTTGGGATACGCAAGAGATGCTATTATTACAATGACTTATATCGTTGTTGTGTTTTCTATCATTGTCCAGGGATTAACCATAAAATATATAGTAAAACAAGAATAA
- a CDS encoding PAS domain S-box protein translates to MKQPEPVKSFTDIEMQFRLLLETSFDGVIIVLPDGLIAVANPIACDMFGYAEKNLCHIASNKLFDPDDPRVPILLAEQTRTGKARGELFLHKEDGSKFPAELSAMECYNSPADKLTVLTIRDLTEYKRIEEVLKNANQKISTVLASITDIYFTWDKKGRFTDLNQQAEIVMGKTREEVIGKTLAELFLKTKKEYMQNYWTAMASNIPMFFDALFLFGRWFEAHAYPSEEGLSVYFKDISKRKRAERKLTLKTESLEEVNAALKVLLRQLEESKGDIEGKILSNVRELVLPNVDNLKNTNLSSRQLSVLNIIESNLNNIISSFLPLLKLKHHNLTPREIEIATLVKEGRSIKDIAELLSIGISTVQFHRNSLRKKFGLKDRDANLRSYLLSLH, encoded by the coding sequence ATGAAACAACCTGAACCTGTTAAAAGCTTTACTGATATTGAAATGCAATTCCGTTTATTACTCGAAACCTCTTTTGACGGTGTCATTATAGTACTGCCTGACGGCTTAATAGCTGTTGCAAATCCCATTGCTTGTGACATGTTTGGATATGCTGAAAAAAATTTATGCCACATAGCTAGTAATAAATTGTTCGATCCTGATGATCCAAGAGTACCAATATTACTGGCAGAACAAACTCGAACCGGAAAAGCCAGGGGCGAATTGTTTCTACATAAAGAAGATGGTAGTAAATTTCCAGCAGAATTATCAGCTATGGAATGTTATAATAGCCCTGCTGATAAGTTAACGGTTTTGACTATACGAGACCTTACCGAATACAAGCGTATTGAAGAAGTATTAAAAAACGCTAACCAGAAGATTTCTACCGTTTTGGCCAGTATCACCGATATTTATTTTACCTGGGATAAGAAAGGCCGTTTTACCGACCTTAATCAGCAAGCGGAAATAGTTATGGGAAAGACAAGGGAAGAAGTTATCGGTAAAACATTGGCTGAGCTATTCCTTAAAACTAAGAAAGAATATATGCAGAATTACTGGACTGCCATGGCAAGTAATATCCCTATGTTCTTTGATGCTCTTTTCCTTTTCGGCAGATGGTTTGAGGCTCATGCTTATCCTTCGGAAGAAGGGCTATCAGTTTATTTTAAAGACATCAGTAAACGTAAACGGGCAGAAAGAAAATTAACATTAAAAACCGAAAGCCTCGAAGAAGTTAATGCGGCTTTGAAGGTTTTATTGCGGCAACTTGAAGAAAGCAAAGGAGATATTGAAGGAAAGATTCTATCAAATGTCAGAGAACTTGTTTTGCCTAACGTTGATAACTTAAAGAATACTAACCTGTCTTCCCGTCAACTCTCTGTTTTAAACATCATTGAATCAAATCTTAATAATATTATTTCGTCATTCTTACCTTTGTTGAAACTTAAGCACCATAATCTTACTCCCAGAGAAATCGAAATAGCTACCCTCGTAAAAGAAGGAAGATCAATTAAAGATATTGCTGAATTGCTAAGTATCGGTATCAGTACCGTGCAATTTCACAGAAACAGCCTCAGGAAAAAATTCGGTTTGAAAGACAGAGATGCAAACCTTCGATCCTACCTGTTAAGCCTTCATTAA
- a CDS encoding DUF1329 domain-containing protein, with amino-acid sequence MKKMKHLRIIKYFGLSLCSLFILFLCGGIIQAMDLPKVIDKTNCSQYKDFFIPAMYSAIERGDFVITPGKINFDYKLPDSFLAASAKNAGKFDINPEGDLIDKHTGKYPENIYGYPFPNIDFKDPKAGSKIILNFDYQIYRLMGIRLRRPLIWINKSGEERYIEGLDQRLYMVGRPPGQEITKNPENVQMYEFQRVLEPMSVKGTNTLACIYIDPREDSNHAYIPAIRRIRQTGGTMRSDPYMGSDAWLDMNYGWSGKDRSMKWKYIGEKTILVPFTSPNMIPVQELPDGRVTVKYPYTGRCFKLNYEIPGWKGAAWAPAPGVITYVPRKVWIVEQMPKDPYYNWGLHVNYIDQETYTIWYKEVYTKSGEFRTWVLTFLHYSETPTGKNNTGDCDGQLYIDELSHHATMIASAPHPEAFLYMPVSKLDPSYFTVSNFLLLSK; translated from the coding sequence ATGAAGAAAATGAAACACTTGAGAATTATAAAGTATTTTGGATTATCATTGTGCTCATTGTTTATTCTGTTTTTGTGTGGCGGTATTATTCAGGCAATGGATTTGCCAAAGGTAATTGATAAGACCAACTGTAGTCAATACAAAGATTTTTTCATTCCCGCTATGTACAGTGCGATTGAAAGAGGCGACTTTGTCATTACACCGGGTAAAATAAACTTTGACTATAAACTCCCTGACAGTTTTCTCGCAGCGAGCGCAAAGAATGCGGGAAAATTTGACATAAATCCTGAAGGCGATTTGATCGATAAACATACCGGAAAATACCCGGAAAATATATACGGTTATCCTTTTCCCAACATTGATTTCAAAGATCCCAAGGCGGGAAGCAAGATTATATTGAACTTTGATTATCAGATATATCGCTTAATGGGTATAAGGCTGCGTAGACCTCTAATATGGATAAATAAATCAGGAGAGGAACGTTATATAGAAGGTTTAGATCAACGACTTTATATGGTAGGCAGGCCGCCGGGTCAGGAAATAACCAAGAATCCTGAAAATGTTCAGATGTATGAATTTCAAAGAGTTTTGGAGCCGATGAGTGTAAAAGGAACCAATACATTGGCCTGCATTTATATAGACCCAAGGGAAGATAGCAATCATGCTTATATTCCTGCCATTCGCAGGATTCGGCAAACCGGCGGAACGATGAGGTCTGACCCCTATATGGGTTCTGATGCATGGCTGGATATGAATTACGGGTGGAGTGGCAAAGATCGTTCCATGAAATGGAAGTATATAGGAGAGAAGACAATACTTGTTCCTTTTACCAGCCCCAATATGATTCCTGTACAGGAATTGCCGGATGGAAGGGTTACTGTAAAATATCCTTACACAGGTAGGTGTTTCAAATTAAATTACGAAATTCCGGGATGGAAGGGTGCTGCTTGGGCACCTGCGCCTGGAGTTATAACCTATGTTCCCAGAAAGGTGTGGATTGTGGAACAGATGCCTAAAGATCCATATTATAATTGGGGGTTGCACGTAAATTATATTGACCAGGAGACTTATACTATCTGGTATAAGGAGGTATATACTAAATCCGGCGAATTCAGGACATGGGTACTTACTTTCTTGCATTATAGTGAGACTCCGACCGGTAAAAATAATACAGGGGATTGTGATGGTCAGCTCTATATAGATGAACTATCTCATCATGCTACTATGATAGCTAGCGCCCCTCATCCTGAAGCCTTTTTATATATGCCGGTTTCAAAACTGGACCCCAGCTATTTTACCGTGTCTAATTTCTTGTTGTTGTCTAAATAA